The stretch of DNA CGTCGCAGCCACCAACTGTTTATAGGAATCGTCATGCATTATTCCACCTTCTgctccatttccttcctcaTCACTGCATCCACTCGCAACATCATCGTCCCCCTTATACACCGTAACCATCGCAGCCTCTTCCGTCAGGCCATCCGTACCCTTACGACGCCTGCGAATAAATCTCAGGGCTTCCTCAGCACTTGGCCGGCGAGCTGGATCTGGCTCCAAAAGATAAACAATGAAGGCCGCAAGTGCCATACTATACCCGTATACCTGTGTTAATTCTTCCAGCAACTTCTTTTTGAAGTCTGGTTTGTTGGACTCGCTAAACATAACTTTTACATTGTCACTTTCTACGCGCTTTGCGCATACGGCGTAAAGAATGCACCCGGTGGCCCAAATATCCACCTTTGTGGAGTAGTGTCGCTGCCAACACTCCGGTGCCACATACGGCAGCGAACCGACGCCCGTTTCGCAGAAGGTCTTGTCCATCACACGCGAAAGTCCAAAGTCTGTCACAACAATGCGCAGCGTCTCCTCTGAGGCGCCGGTGCCGATTCTTCCGCTGCTGTTCTTCGAACTCCAATCTACCCTGTCATATCTATCCCggttcctcccccttttcacagCAGGCGACGAATCGAGAAGAATGTTTTCTGGCTTTAAGTCACGGTGAATGATTGGCGGTTTTTGTTGGTGCATGAACTGCAGAACCGTTAGTATCTGAAATGCAATGCTCACCACTGTCTTTTCAGGAATCTTTGGTTCTGACTTTTGTTGCCGCACCCACATACCCAAGTCCCCCCTCTCATGATAAGCCATTACAAGTGATAAGTACCGCTCCCCCGCCTGGGGGCGGTGTGATGGTACGTGGGATTCTGATTCATCACCGCTGCCTACACGGTGAATGCGAGTGGGATCGTGTAGCAGCAGCTCACCGCGACACTGACGTCGATACGCGCCTTTCCTCCCATCAACGCCGTCGGAGGTCGGTAGATGGGTATCAAACCGATAGGACATGAACATGTCAACGAGGCATATCACATTTGGGTGCCCTTGAAGGGTGTAAGCGACCTCACACTCTCGCATGGCCTCGTGACGATCCATGTCATCGGCACATTGAACGTACTTCAATGCGAATCGTTCTCCATCCATCACTCGTTCCACAAGGTACACTACGGAGAATCCACCCCTACCGAGGCGGCGCAGTACCCGGTATTTTCCATCCAGCAAACTTTGTTTCTGGTGCACCGGAAGAGCAGCACCTGGACCGAAACCTCGGCGATGTCTGCTCTTATCATCATTTTCGTCATCGTAGTCACCAGATTCGTCCTCCGAGAAACATCCTTCGACTACAGTCACATCAACTTCCTTACCATGTTTGTGCCTTATAGCATAACTTATCATGCTAGCACTCCACAGCACTAAACTCACACCACATCCTACTGCCACACCAACAAGGTAAAGTGGTTCAACAGCTGGTGGCGGCACCGGCTGAGGACCTGGTGGATCCGGTACCCAATGAGTTACAGGGGAAAGAACAAATGGGTCGTTTGCATTTAGTGGTCGGTAGAAACCAGTAGTACACGGTCCTTGATGCGCATCCATCGCGCCCAGCGGTACGTGTGGCGCCCTTAACATTGATGAGGATGATTCATGCACCGCCCTCTCGTTACACCGCTGGACGGTGGCCGCTCCAGTGGAGAAGCAgacataaacaaacaactgCTCGTAAAACACATTATCTGTATCATTACCGAAACTTCTTTGCGTTGGTCGGGGATGAAACACAAATTCATCTCGATGTGTGGTGCTGGTGTTTATGTAAGGAGTGGTGATATTATGTATACCGTTTATGAGGGAGCCAGTGAGAGTGATCGGACCCACGGCAACGGTGTTCACGACCGCGGAGACGTTCTTGCCCGGGTCAGTCATATTTACTACGTAGGGCCAAGTATTGGCGAATGACAAATTCCCCAAGTTTAACAATACAGAGTTGCACGCAGGCGAATCGGAAAGCCGCAACAAACATGTTGATGATGTTAGATTGCCGCTCACTTCCCCTGTAGCATTGATGCCCTGACAGGCAGTTGAAATCTGTTCCGACAAAAGGATTGCAAACGTGAAATTATACCACAGTGGCTTATACCCGTTTACGTGCACTGTCCAGTTTCCGTCTTTATTTGGCAAGTCCGCCGGAGGGGGCGTTGGTTGATCGTGCATTGTTGCATTAGCTGTTGGTTGCTCCTCGTCATGAAATGGGTCGTCGAGAACACTCTGCCCCGTATGTGATATACTGTCCACCTCTGTCGTATCTCCTTTCGAAAATTTGGCCTCTACTATTTGGCCTCCTTCCCCACTGCGCGCTATTCCTAACATTTGCCGGTGTGTCGCGTCATCTGCCACTGAAATGTAGTTAAATCCCTGCACCGTCACATCAGCATGACCGTCTGCAACATGCACGTTACCGGTGAAGAGATCGCGTGAAATACCCGTCCCATCCGGTGGGGGTATTTGCCCGCCTATGAGATAGAGTGACATGCCGTCGGCATTTGGTACGGAAGCAATAACGGCGTTGGTACGCAGCGGTGCAAAACCAATCATCACATCTGTCGCGTCACTACCCGGCCCTGAGAGGTCCACCCATGACTCCAGTCGATCGAAAGAACGTCGATATGTTGCCGCAATCATTGCCAACGTTCGATTGTATATCATGAGCTGCGGCGACAACCAGTCTAACAACTCAGAGTCGAACTGACCAACATCTGCCGTGAAGTATGTGGGGTCCACAACATACACGTTGTCGTTGTATTCTGGCCAGCCTCTGTAGTCACGGCAGCCCCCTCCAATAAACACAAGCTCACTGTTGTCTACCACGCCCGGTGTAATAAGTGAGGTGCCCAACCCCCAACCAGCGTCGACAAATTGTCCAGTAACTGTGTTGAACTGTGAAACGGACGTCATGGGGTTACCATCTATTAACGATACACCACCTACGATATAAATTGTACCATTGCCATTCCCCACACAACTAGCGTTGAAGCGAAGTGTTGCGGTGTCGGGAATCGAAATGTGTTGTATATCCATTGAGAGATCATCCACTGGAGGGAACTGCTGTTGGTACAACCTAATTACTTGGACAGATCGAAGAGTTGCATTGATTGTTTGCCCGCGACCAGGACGAACACCATAGGGAAGCATTGTACAGAAGCCAATAACGTACACTGTCGATCCCAGCCGAACTGCGTTTGATGTTCCGACAGCCGGAAAGTGCAACTTCGCCGGCACGCGCACGTCCCCTTTGGTTCTCCCGTGAAAAGTTTCACTACCACTACCGTCGTGTGCAAATGTTGCATTATCTTGAAACATCATGGGTGTCACAAATGTCTCGGTAGTTATATCCAAAGCACTGATCGTGGTAAGTGCGTAATACCGGACGAAGTTCTCTGCCGATGTGAAGGGCCGAACGAGCCGGGTACCTCCAACGATAAGAACATAACGACCCATCGATACCGCTGACGGCAAAATACCCGTTACGTTGAGGCTGGCTTTGCTTGGACTCCATCCCGTAAAGGTAACAGTTGTTTGGTCGGTGTCATCGTCAAGGAGAGATGATACCGCTTGAACGGCATTAGCAGATTCGTGACGCCGCGCAGGCGTGGCCCTCAGTGGCGCTGCTAAGGAATAACGGGATGTGAGGGAGAGGAGCAGCAGAGCCCATATCCTAAGAAAAAGGCAATATCTAACCAACACCATGCGTCCTCCTGGCGTTGTGGTCATGACCACTTCCTCCCCGTCTCCTTTCCTGCTCCAGGTAGCTGTCAAATGATTACAAATGCAATCACAGACGCCAACGCGAAGTAATAGAGGAAAGCGGTGGTAATGACTATTATTAGTACCAATGGTAGAAGAAAATGGAACactaaagtaaaaaaaaaaagaaaactgtcCGTCAGACAGCCAAGGCGCGCGTATGTACCCTGCTACTACTAATGCTTCTGCTGACGCGCCACGCTGTTAACAGGCACCCTAAGGAGCCTTGACGTAAGAAGTGacgtagcaaaaaaaaaaaaaaatggagttAAAAGTGGAAGTGGCATATATGTGGGGTAAATTAATAACTTTAGTGTTGAAAATATAACGGAGACAGCACAGTTCTTCTACAATAatgatacatatatatatatatatatatcttttttaaaaattttgaaCCTTTGCGTTATATTATGGCGTGTTACTCTTACCCGGCTCCTCTTTTAGAATGCATTCAcgtggagagggaaagggtaAAAACATATAAGCAAAGAAGCACTTTTTAACGGAGGGAGTAAATCAAGGTTAACACGGGAACAAACgagtagaaaaaaatgggaactTTAGTTAAAACGATCTCAGAACAAATCAGAACACCCACTAACTCTCAAGGGGGACGAACAAGAGCGAAATGATGGGGAAACGGACCGCTACCCTcttctacattttttttaaaaaaaaaattgtggtGGAACTCACATGCGGGTCTGAGCAACGGGAAGTCATTAGTGCCGTTGTCGCTCCTTCTCTTacttgcatttttttctttaccacgtccctcccccttttttttttcctccaagTAATGTGACTGAAATGAATAGAAGAGCGAAATAAGTGCTTGGAAACGTGTAAACTGCCACAAACAAAcgcacaaaaaggaaaaatacagAAACCAGCATCCCCTACACTCAAGATGGTTCTGCCATCctgcagcacaacacaaagtaAGAGTGGCAACGTTCttctttacaaaaaaaaaaatgattgtCCCTTATTTTAACTGATGGAGAGCCCACACCaaccaaaaacaacactACATAATATTATCATGCTGAAGCGCATATGGGAGACTTGCAGACGATAATGTGCGAGATAATTGCGCGAAGTCCGCTGAAAAGgtcgaagaggaaaggaaggggaaatatgGAGGCCAGACggcgaagaaaaacaaaagggaagggttgtggggacaagcaaaaaaaaaaaaacagaataaaaaCTCGCGAAGAACTACATGTAGAGTGAAcagtgaagagaaaagacaCTTCAACAGAAGGAGTACAAAACAACACTGGTACCAAATGTTTGCGAGGAAACGTGGCTCACAAACCTGTTACCGAGCATATTTCTGGAACTCATTGGTTTATTTTCTGTTGAAGGTGCAATGAATTTAGAATgacatgaaaaagaaaaaaaaagtcttctcgcccccccccccaacattccttctctttcccctcttagtatctttccccattttatttccttcccctaGACTTTTTCATGCGGATAAATTAGCTCAGAcaccacatacacacacacacaccgtaCCATACCGCCTTCCCTTCTTCACATTATCCACACTGTTATAATCGCTATAGTTTCTTTCCTACTCGTCTCTCATATCTTTTCCTGACGGTCtgctccctcctttccttaacttcaacacaaacattgttactattataatcaccattattttttttcctcgctTTGCTTGCAGTGCACACTCAATTCCGCACATAAGTGTCTACATACACCCACCATCTCACGCAGGTACGGTTGGCCTCATTCCCAACGGAAGGAAACTCAACCCGACAAAAAcgtaagagagagagagaggaaaaaaaaaaagaaagaagacaTTACTTTTCAAAGAGCGTGGTGAGAGAATTTTCTGTATGAAGTTTCTCAATGGCACGTGCAAGCAACGGAGCAATAGGCAACACGCGCAGCCTCCTGGCGATGTGAGGATTTTTAAAGACCTCGTCGTGCTCTACGCTATCCGTAACCACAATAAGATCGATAGGACTTTCTATGAGCCGCTCAACCGCGCGACCTGATATGATGAAGTGCGTTGCGATAAGTATGATACGACTGGCACCTTCCTCCCGCAACTTGCAGGCAGTTTGACATATTTCAGTAGCTTCGTCAACAGAGGTATCTACAACAATGCACAGTTTCCCTTGTACATCTCCAACAAGGTCAATGCCTTCAGAGGTGATCGTGGTATCGCCATCATCTTGGATGGCGCAAATTCCCTGCTCCTGCTGCAGTAGCGCCTGCTCGAAGGCGCGTGTGCTCCCTACATTCGCACCGCAATGGTTTATGTTGAGCACAGTATCCTGCAGCCCCCGATAAACCTGGCGCCTTACCGCTGTGCACAGTGGAACGAACTGCTCATCGGGGGAGAGTTTTTTGTACTGCATTAGCGCGTCTGCGAAATTCTTTGCACGATGAACACCGGCTCCATTGGGTGCCACGACGGTAATATTCCTGAAGTCGTGCCCTTCAGCGGTCAGCTGGTTCGCAATGTACTGAACGAACTCATACCGCGCTGATATCAGCTCAAGTGGAACGGAAAACATTCCTTCTACCTGATCGATGGGCATGTCAACAGTTATTACGTGTTGGCAGCCCATACTCTCCAATATCTCCGCCACTGCAGCCATGGAAGAAACACTTTCAGTAAAGGAAATATAGGGAATAACAGCCGTAATACGCGCCGCAGAACTTGCTCTTGCCGCATGTATCATGAGAGCAAGTTCCATTAAAGTACCGGAGTGGGACAGACCCACACGATCGCACCTCACCAGTGACTGAAGCACAAACAAATCGTCGCCGCGAACGGAACGTGGGAGCACCACGTTCACTTCTCCATTTGGATATTGACCGCAACACGGTGGGTAACGGTTGCATTGAAGCACTTCGCATATCATCTTCTCGCAAAAGAGGCTTGTACTTCCTGGAAGAATGCAGACGGCAAAATCACCGTGTCTCTCCTGGTGTGGGAGCCGAagtgtgaagaagaaagtgtCGCTGTGCGGGAGAATGCGGCGGACATTTACCCCCGCTCGGTGCTCATATCGTGTAAGGACCTCTACTGTCTCTTCATATGTTAGGCGAAAGACGGTGCCGTAAAATGCAATGAGGTCGAGGGCAACACGTCGCAGGTCATTTGCCGGCTGCGATATTGTACTACAGCTGATAACCTTATCAACCATCAGCAGATGCTTTTGTAGCTCCAGACTGTCACGGGCGCAGCGCTGCATGAACTTCTTCAGTATTTTACGCAAAGCGGCCAGATTCAGAGCCCTGTATTGCAATATGGCCTGAGTTTTCACGTAGAGCTTCGGGATGTGTTCCTCGGGGCGTGCCCGGATCTC from Trypanosoma brucei brucei TREU927 chromosome 5, complete sequence encodes:
- a CDS encoding protein kinase, putative (similar to SP:Q91ZR4: Serine/threonine-protein kinase Nek8 (EC 2.7.1.37) (NimA-relatedprotein kinase 8). {Mus musculus}); this translates as MTTTPGGRMVLVRYCLFLRIWALLLLSLTSRYSLAAPLRATPARRHESANAVQAVSSLLDDDTDQTTVTFTGWSPSKASLNVTGILPSAVSMGRYVLIVGGTRLVRPFTSAENFVRYYALTTISALDITTETFVTPMMFQDNATFAHDGSGSETFHGRTKGDVRVPAKLHFPAVGTSNAVRLGSTVYVIGFCTMLPYGVRPGRGQTINATLRSVQVIRLYQQQFPPVDDLSMDIQHISIPDTATLRFNASCVGNGNGTIYIVGGVSLIDGNPMTSVSQFNTVTGQFVDAGWGLGTSLITPGVVDNSELVFIGGGCRDYRGWPEYNDNVYVVDPTYFTADVGQFDSELLDWLSPQLMIYNRTLAMIAATYRRSFDRLESWVDLSGPGSDATDVMIGFAPLRTNAVIASVPNADGMSLYLIGGQIPPPDGTGISRDLFTGNVHVADGHADVTVQGFNYISVADDATHRQMLGIARSGEGGQIVEAKFSKGDTTEVDSISHTGQSVLDDPFHDEEQPTANATMHDQPTPPPADLPNKDGNWTVHVNGYKPLWYNFTFAILLSEQISTACQGINATGEVSGNLTSSTCLLRLSDSPACNSVLLNLGNLSFANTWPYVVNMTDPGKNVSAVVNTVAVGPITLTGSLINGIHNITTPYINTSTTHRDEFVFHPRPTQRSFGNDTDNVFYEQLFVYVCFSTGAATVQRCNERAVHESSSSMLRAPHVPLGAMDAHQGPCTTGFYRPLNANDPFVLSPVTHWVPDPPGPQPVPPPAVEPLYLVGVAVGCGVSLVLWSASMISYAIRHKHGKEVDVTVVEGCFSEDESGDYDDENDDKSRHRRGFGPGAALPVHQKQSLLDGKYRVLRRLGRGGFSVVYLVERVMDGERFALKYVQCADDMDRHEAMRECEVAYTLQGHPNVICLVDMFMSYRFDTHLPTSDGVDGRKGAYRRQCRGELLLHDPTRIHRVGSGDESESHVPSHRPQAGERYLSLVMAYHERGDLGMWVRQQKSEPKIPEKTVVSIAFQILTVLQFMHQQKPPIIHRDLKPENILLDSSPAVKRGRNRDRYDRVDWSSKNSSGRIGTGASEETLRIVVTDFGLSRVMDKTFCETGVGSLPYVAPECWQRHYSTKVDIWATGCILYAVCAKRVESDNVKVMFSESNKPDFKKKLLEELTQVYGYSMALAAFIVYLLEPDPARRPSAEEALRFIRRRRKGTDGLTEEAAMVTVYKGDDDVASGCSDEEGNGAEGGIMHDDSYKQLVAATSEEVSGYGGESRAPVSGQGSDVVCGTLKSTSFSTHRSGATVEVVTPSGGAGEGFGLNSPPPKAVESQNMPPITSFSHGSHADSSQGMRQEHHNTMDVPPVARAHKLGSPNGRRSRRLQVLQQYFETVAEEGEQCEFFIARESPSLVATSLNSSKRESPVPLTVSKNV
- a CDS encoding ribose-phosphate pyrophosphokinase, putative (similar to Probable ribose-phosphate pyrophosphokinase 5 (EC 2.7.6.1)(Phosphoribosyl pyrophosphate synthetase 5). (Swiss-Prot:Q12265) [Saccharomyces cerevisiae]), translating into MRTGKGRSEGQAFHRRLLSEYNTDFTLNNYVAYFELKPIAKELEQLCKEIERVREIEARAAAADTSTASETEDVFANQPEAMKLPQTGGSSLSPKRSLDELLKRRSELEVKFFKDIQLSFTKVKQYQQCLEADLLAGVEELKNMSEEEIRARPEEHIPKLYVKTQAILQYRALNLAALRKILKKFMQRCARDSLELQKHLLMVDKVISCSTISQPANDLRRVALDLIAFYGTVFRLTYEETVEVLTRYEHRAGVNVRRILPHSDTFFFTLRLPHQERHGDFAVCILPGSTSLFCEKMICEVLQCNRYPPCCGQYPNGEVNVVLPRSVRGDDLFVLQSLVRCDRVGLSHSGTLMELALMIHAARASSAARITAVIPYISFTESVSSMAAVAEILESMGCQHVITVDMPIDQVEGMFSVPLELISARYEFVQYIANQLTAEGHDFRNITVVAPNGAGVHRAKNFADALMQYKKLSPDEQFVPLCTAVRRQVYRGLQDTVLNINHCGANVGSTRAFEQALLQQEQGICAIQDDGDTTITSEGIDLVGDVQGKLCIVVDTSVDEATEICQTACKLREEGASRIILIATHFIISGRAVERLIESPIDLIVVTDSVEHDEVFKNPHIARRLRVLPIAPLLARAIEKLHTENSLTTLFEK